The Agrococcus sp. ProA11 genomic sequence GGCATCGACCCCGGCCTTCTCGAGCGCGTGCTTCGCGGCGTGCGCGCCCAGCTCCGTCGAGGGCGTCTGCGCCAGCTGCCCGAGGAACTTGGCGAACGGTGTGCGGGCGTAGCCGGCGATGATCGTCTCTGGCATGGGGCTGCTCCTTCGCGGGTGGGGTACGACCACGCCAGCGTACTCGCGGCGCGCGCGACTGCGGTGGACGACCCGGCCGGTCGGGACTCGCCTGCGCGCCGGGTTCCCGATAGACATGGAAGCCCGACGACAGGAGACCAACGATGAGCGAGCACGAGCACCACGAGGAGCACGAGCACACGGAGCACACCGACGACGGCGCGCACGTGGAGCACGAGCGCACCGAGACGCACGAGCACACCGAGACGCACGAGCGCGAGACCAACTCCGACTCCATGCACGACCCGGAGACCGAAGGGGACACCGCCTCCGGCGGTCCCGCCTGACCGGTCCCGCCTGACCGGCAGCGCTAGGCGTCGGCGGGCGCGGCCGTCCCTGCGATGTTCACCAGCCAGGTCACGCCCCAACGGTCGACGAGCATGCCGAACGCGTCGCCCCAGGGCGCGCGCTCGAGCGGCTCGACGACGCGCCCGCCCTCGCTGAGCGCCTCCCAGTAGCGGGTGAGCCGCTCGGCGTCATCACCCGAGAGCGAGACCTGCTGGCCCTGCGGCGCGAGCTGCCCGTGCACGAGCGAGTCGCTCGCCATCAGGGTGTGCCCCTCCGCGGAGGTCAGCTGCGCGTGCATCACCCGATACGCGTCCTCGGGAGCGTGCGGCATCCCACCCTCGGCGAAGGTCGTCGTGACCAGGTCGCCGCCGAAGACGCCGTGATAGAAGTTCATGGCCTCGCGCGCCTCGCGCTGGAAGGCCAGGTAGGGGTTCAGCACCGTCGTCATGGTCGGCTCCTCTCGGTGGCCGCGCGGCCGCCGGCTCCAGCATGGCGCAGCACCAGGGCTGTCACCAGCGCCGGCCGGGCGATTCAGCCCGCGGTGGTGAGCGCGAAGCGCCAGCCCTCGGCGATGGCTGCGTCGATGCCGCGCGGTGCGACCGCGTCGCCGACGGCGGCGACCGGGATGTCGAGCGCCGCTTCGAGCGCCTCGGTGGTCAGGCCGTCGACGGTGACCGATGCCCGCGGCGTGAGGGCGACGATCGCGCTGGGCGAGACGAGCGGCAGGGTCCCGCCCGTGAGCAGATCGACGGCGACCGGCGTCTCGCCCTCCACCCGCACGGTGGCGCTCGTGACCCGATCGAACCGACCATCGGCGAGCGTGCGCAGCACGAGCTGCCGCTCGTAGCCCGTGCCGACGTGCGGCAGCAGCTGCTCGAACGGCGTCACCACCTGCACGGCAGCGCCGGAGGCGACCAGGCGCAGCAGCACGCCAGAGGCATACGCCGTGCCGTCGTCGTCGACCACCAGCACGTGATCGCCCAGGCTCGCCGGGTCGTCCATGGCCGTGAACGCATCGACGGTCGCGGGCCGCCGGCCCGAGAACGCGCCGTCGATCGCGAGCGCGCTCGTCGCCGGCGCGACGGCACCGGTCGCCAGCAGCACCCCGGCCGGCTCGGTCGCGGCGATCGTCTCGACCGTTGCGGCGGTGCCGAGCCGCAGCTCGACGCCGGCGGCGCGTGCATCGCGCTCGAGATCGGCGACCAGCAGCGACACCGATCCGCGCCCCGGCACCCGGGCGGCGCGCAGCAGCTGCCCTCCCAGGTGCTCCTCGCGCTCCAGCAGCGTCACCGTGTGCCCGAGCCCGGCGAGGTCGATCGCCGCGCGCAGCCCGGCGGGCCCTCCGCCGACGACCGTCCAGCGAGCCGGCGCCGCCGCGCGCTCCGGTCGCTGCTCAAGCTCGCGACCGGCGGCGGGGTTGACCGTGCACGAGACCGCCAGGCCCTGGCTGCCCCGGCCCAGGCATCCCTGGTTCAAGCGGATGCAGTGGCGGATGCCCTCGGTCGCTCCGGTGAGCAGCCTGCTCGCCAGATCCGGGTCGGCGAGCTGCCCGCGCGTGAGCGCCACCATGTCGGCGATGCCGCTCGCGAGCACTTCCTCGGCCTCCTCGACGCTCGTCGCGCTGCCCACCCCGAAGACCGGGATATCCGGGTTCGCCTGCTTGAGCGCGGCGACGTCGTCGCGCAGCCACGCGGCCGGCATCGCCGACGACGGGAAGACCCAGTGCACGTCGTGATAGCCGCCGGCCGCGGTGTCGAGGAAGTCGATGCTCGCCTCTGCCCGCAGCGCCTGGACGATCTCGCGGCAGGCCGCGGCGTCGAGGCCAGCGTCGTTGTGCTCGTTCACCACGATGCGGATGCCGACGGTGAAGTCCTCGCCGACGCGGTCGCGCACGGCCCGCAGCACCTCGCGCGGGAACCGCGTGCGCCCCTCGACGTCGCCGCCGTAGGCGTCGGTGCGCCGGTTGTAGAGCGGGCTGAGGAACTGGTGCAGCAGGTAGCCGTGCGCGAGGTGGATCTCCACACCGTCGAACCCGCCCAGCCGCGATCGCTCCGCGGCATCCGCCCACGCCTCCACGAAGCCGGCGATGTCGCGCGCGCTGGCAGCTCGGGTCGCGACGCCCGTGGAGGGAGAAAGGATGCGGCTCGGCGCGAAGACCGGTCGCGGCCCGTCCGGTCCCTCCGGAGCGGCCTGCGCGCCGTGGTGGTTGAGCTGCACGACGACGCGGGCGCCCGCCTCGTGGATCGCATCGGTCATGCGCCGGTTGGCGTCGACCGCCTCGGGTCGCCAGGCGTCCTCGAACCCGCGCGTCGACGCCGTGGGATGCACGAGGTGGTTGCCCGCGACGAAGAGCCCGCAGCCGCCCTGCGCGCGGCGCACGAAGTAGGCGGTCTCGCGATCGGATTCGACCCGGTCGGAGAACTGCTTCGAGTGCGCGGCCTGCATGATGCGGTTCGGTGCCTGGAAGCTGCCGATGCGCAGCGGCTGAGCGAGGAGGTTCACCCCTCGATCCAAGCACCCACCCCCCAGCGCGCGGCTCCGCACCCGCGCGCATGTACCCCGGCACCGGTCATCGCTCCCGTATCATGGAGGTGCACATCCAGCACGAACGCGAGGTCTTCACGGGTGGACGAGCAACCGGAGCGCGGGCCGTCGGGTTCTGCGGAGGCCGAGGCACGACGTCGCGTCGCGACGCTCGCCGAGCTGCATCGTCGCCGGCGCCACCGGCGCTGGACGGTCGGCATCGCCGCTGCCGCCGCATCGGCGGTCATCATCGCCGGCTCCGTCGTCGCCTGGAGTGCGCAGGCGCGCGCGGGCGACATCGCCGACCGGATCGAGGCCTGGCACCTGGAGCACGAGCTCGCCGGCTGCGAGCTCGCCGACCGCATCGTGCGGACCGTGGCGCTCGAGCGCCGGGCTCAGGACGTGCTCACGGCTGCGCAGCACGTCGCCGGTGCCGAGTGGGTGCTCCCGTCCTCCGACCGGTCGGCGTTCGAGCAGGACCGCCAGAGCATCCTGACGTCCATCGAGGCGGACGGGTTCGTCTCGGAGGACGACCGGGAGCTGGCCGATGCCTGGCAGTCGCGCGCGGCCGCATCCGACGACCCCTCGCGGTTCGACCTCGTGGAGGAGTGCGTCACCGCCGCCGCCGCCCAGCGCGAGCCGATCACGGGGGTGACGGCCGAGCGTGCCGACGCGCTCGCGCAGCAGCTGCGTGCGCTCGGCGACCCCAGGGATTTCGACGACGCCCGCATCGACCGGTTCGAGGCCGCGATCGCCAGCCTCGAGCGCTCGGCCGTGGCCCTGGCGCAGCGCCGCACCGAGCTGCCCGCGCTGCAGTCGTCGCTCCCACTCGCCCCCGAGCACGCGAAGGCGAGCCTGCGAGACGCCGACCGGCACCTGACGGCGCTGCTCGCGATCGTCGCCGGAGAGCCCTCTCCCTCGGCGGTGCTCGATCTCGTGGAGGGCATCACCCTGCACGTCGCTGCCGTCTGGATGACCGAGGCCTGGCAGCTCGAGGCGGAGGGCGACGTCGAGGCGTCCGCTGCGCTGGCGGCGCAGTCGCAGCAGGCACGGGAGGCGGTCGCGACCGGCAGCTCCCGACCGGTCGCGCTGCCGAAGTCGCCGACCCCCGCGCCGGCCGCTCCGCCGTCCGGCTCCGCACTCGACCCGCAGCCGAGTCCGACGGCGGTCGCGCCGGCACCGCCGACCGCATCGCCCGGCGCGCCCCCGGAGGAGACCGCCGGGTCGACCCCGACCCCGACGCCGCCTCCGGAGCCGGAGCCGGAGCCATCGATGGAACCGGCGCCTTCGGGCGAGCCCGAGCCGCTCCCCCCGCTGCCCGACCCGCCGACCGCACCGACGCCCTAGCGCGACCGGGCAACGCACCGGGTGCCGTCGACCAACAGCCGAGGTTTGCGGCATGATCGAAGGCATGACGACGAGCAATGACGCTCGCCTCCGACTCGACTCGCTCGCGGTGCATGCCGGCCGCGAGGACTTCCAGTCGCTGGGCGTGCACGCAACCCCGATCGACTTCTCCACCACGAACCCCCTCCCGGGCGTCGACTCCGGTGGAGACGCGTACGAGATCGGCGCCACCGGCGGCGACCCGTCGGACTCCAGCGCCGTCTACCAGCGGCTCTGGAACCCGACCGTGGCGCGCTTCGAGCGCGCCTTCGCCGCGCTCGAGGGCGCAGAGGCCGCGGTCGCCTTCGCGACCGGCATGGCGACCACGACCGCGGTGCTCACCGCGGCGAAGCAGCGTCGCGGCAACCACGTAGTGGCCGTGCGTCCGCTCTACGGCGGCACCGACCATCTGCTCGCTACCGGCCTGCTCGGCACCGAGACGACGTTCGTGGATTCGCTGGAGCAGGTGGAGCGCGCGGTGCGCGCCGATACGGGCCTCGTGGTGGCCGAGACGCCGGCGAACCCCACGCTGGAGCTCGTCGACCTGGCGGCGCTCGTCGCCGCGGCCGGTGACGCCCCGGTCCTGGTCGACAACACGTTCGCCACCCCGGTCCTGCAGCGCCCGCTCGAGCACGGGGTCGCGCTCTCGCTCCACTCGGCGACCAAGTACATCGGCGGCCACGGCGACGTCATGGGCGGTGTCGTCGCCTGCGACGAGCAGTGGGCGCAGGCGATCCGGCCCGTCCGCGCCATCACCGGCGCCATCGCGCATCCGTTCAGCGCGTATCTGATGCATCGCGGCCTGCAGACGCTGCCGCTGCGCGTGCGGGCCCAGCAGGCGAACGCCCAGCGGGTCGCCGAAGCGCTCGCCGCCATGGCGGGCGTGCGCGAGGTGCGCTACCCGGGCTTCGCCGCCAGCGACCCCGCAGGGTTGGTCGGCGAGGGCCGGCAGATGTCCGGTCCGGGCTCGATGCTGTCGATCGACGTCGGCTCCCCGGGGCGCGCCGCCGCCGTGGCCGAGGGCGTGCGGCTGTTCACGCACGCGGTCTCGCTCGGCAGCGTCGACTCGCTCATCCAGCACCCCGCCTCGCTCACGCACCGACCGGTCGCCGCGGAGGCGAAGCCGAACGCGAGCGTGCTGCGGCTCTCGATCGGGCTGGAGGATCCGCTGGATCTGATCGCCGACCTCGAGCAGGCGCTCGCGAGCGCCTAGCCGTCAGAGCGCCGCGGGCAGCAGCAGCTCGGCGGTGAGACCGCCGCTGTCCCCCGCCCGCAGGCGCACCGATCCGCTGTTGCGGCGCGCGAGCTCCGAGACGATCGCCAGACCGAGGCCCGTGCCCTCGACGTTGTCGCGCTCGGCGCTCGGCGCTCGGTAGAAGCGCTCGAAGGCGTGCTCGATCTCCTCGTCGCGCATGCCCGGCCCACTGTCAGCGACCACCATGCGCACCGCGTCGCCCTCCTGGTGCGCGGTCAGGTCGATGCGCCCGCCCTCGGGGGTGAACTTGCACGCGTTCACGAGCAGGTTGGAGAGCATGCGGCTGGCATCGTGGCGGGCCGCGAAGACGACGTGGTCGCCCGGCGCCATGCGCACGGCGATGCGCTTCCGCTCGCTCACCACCTGCAGGTTCGCCGCGACCTCGCTGAACAGCTCGTCCGTGCGCACGCGCTCCGGGTGCACCTGTGCCGCGCCGCCGGAGAGCCGGCTGAAGGTCAGCAGATCC encodes the following:
- a CDS encoding PLP-dependent aspartate aminotransferase family protein; protein product: MTTSNDARLRLDSLAVHAGREDFQSLGVHATPIDFSTTNPLPGVDSGGDAYEIGATGGDPSDSSAVYQRLWNPTVARFERAFAALEGAEAAVAFATGMATTTAVLTAAKQRRGNHVVAVRPLYGGTDHLLATGLLGTETTFVDSLEQVERAVRADTGLVVAETPANPTLELVDLAALVAAAGDAPVLVDNTFATPVLQRPLEHGVALSLHSATKYIGGHGDVMGGVVACDEQWAQAIRPVRAITGAIAHPFSAYLMHRGLQTLPLRVRAQQANAQRVAEALAAMAGVREVRYPGFAASDPAGLVGEGRQMSGPGSMLSIDVGSPGRAAAVAEGVRLFTHAVSLGSVDSLIQHPASLTHRPVAAEAKPNASVLRLSIGLEDPLDLIADLEQALASA
- a CDS encoding NAD(P)-binding protein translates to MNLLAQPLRIGSFQAPNRIMQAAHSKQFSDRVESDRETAYFVRRAQGGCGLFVAGNHLVHPTASTRGFEDAWRPEAVDANRRMTDAIHEAGARVVVQLNHHGAQAAPEGPDGPRPVFAPSRILSPSTGVATRAASARDIAGFVEAWADAAERSRLGGFDGVEIHLAHGYLLHQFLSPLYNRRTDAYGGDVEGRTRFPREVLRAVRDRVGEDFTVGIRIVVNEHNDAGLDAAACREIVQALRAEASIDFLDTAAGGYHDVHWVFPSSAMPAAWLRDDVAALKQANPDIPVFGVGSATSVEEAEEVLASGIADMVALTRGQLADPDLASRLLTGATEGIRHCIRLNQGCLGRGSQGLAVSCTVNPAAGRELEQRPERAAAPARWTVVGGGPAGLRAAIDLAGLGHTVTLLEREEHLGGQLLRAARVPGRGSVSLLVADLERDARAAGVELRLGTAATVETIAATEPAGVLLATGAVAPATSALAIDGAFSGRRPATVDAFTAMDDPASLGDHVLVVDDDGTAYASGVLLRLVASGAAVQVVTPFEQLLPHVGTGYERQLVLRTLADGRFDRVTSATVRVEGETPVAVDLLTGGTLPLVSPSAIVALTPRASVTVDGLTTEALEAALDIPVAAVGDAVAPRGIDAAIAEGWRFALTTAG
- a CDS encoding VOC family protein, producing MTTVLNPYLAFQREAREAMNFYHGVFGGDLVTTTFAEGGMPHAPEDAYRVMHAQLTSAEGHTLMASDSLVHGQLAPQGQQVSLSGDDAERLTRYWEALSEGGRVVEPLERAPWGDAFGMLVDRWGVTWLVNIAGTAAPADA